From Synoicihabitans lomoniglobus, the proteins below share one genomic window:
- a CDS encoding zinc ribbon domain-containing protein: MPSRPLESPAECANCGEPIPRGAKSCSACGADERTGWRESDIYDGLDLPDDAWADVDAPSSPDPRPLASGRPGQLAWYWWATGLLLFLAFGMAVLGLR, translated from the coding sequence ATGCCTTCCCGACCGTTGGAATCTCCCGCCGAATGCGCCAATTGCGGCGAGCCCATCCCGCGCGGAGCCAAATCATGCTCGGCGTGCGGCGCGGATGAACGGACCGGTTGGCGAGAGTCCGATATTTACGACGGTCTGGATCTGCCTGATGACGCGTGGGCCGACGTAGACGCCCCGTCTTCGCCCGATCCGCGCCCGCTGGCGTCGGGCCGACCGGGTCAGCTCGCGTGGTATTGGTGGGCCACCGGGCTGCTGCTCTTTCTGGCGTTTGGGATGGCCGTGCTCGGACTGCGGTAA
- the hpf gene encoding ribosome hibernation-promoting factor, HPF/YfiA family, with translation MINDNRAHELIVSGIHLDLTPSLKTYVQEKSDRLFRHEERIVRLRVEVECDPKQTPAQRFTAKGHIEIHGPDMNASVTTDECHKAVSLLVDKLDRMLRRRSRFFKVKRHRTTLPEFNPGLLPDPI, from the coding sequence ATGATAAATGACAACCGTGCACACGAACTGATCGTTTCCGGCATCCACCTCGACCTCACGCCTTCGTTGAAGACGTATGTTCAGGAAAAGTCCGATCGTCTGTTTCGTCACGAGGAGAGAATCGTCCGACTCAGGGTCGAAGTTGAATGCGACCCGAAACAGACACCCGCCCAACGCTTTACCGCCAAGGGTCACATCGAAATCCACGGCCCCGACATGAATGCTTCGGTGACCACGGATGAATGCCACAAGGCCGTCTCGCTGTTGGTCGACAAACTCGATCGCATGCTCCGACGCCGATCCCGATTTTTTAAGGTAAAACGGCACCGCACCACTCTGCCCGAGTTCAATCCCGGCCTCCTGCCGGATCCGATCTGA
- a CDS encoding S8 family serine peptidase, whose amino-acid sequence MLELNRRRAAPRCVALALAFVNFAAALPAAEPTPTDFEALRSGLIPKEEVGANAFLAEHPTYDGRDVVIAIFDTGVDPAAAGMAVTTTGERKVVDMIDASGSGDVDTSTVVQRAEDGALAGLSGRSLSLPDGVVNPSGDFRLGLKSAEELFQGAVLRRLTGQIEREWQAKLSRVRAERERTEDVALKAARKKAAADRTRAEADLVARADLRDAVEDGLITDGPVPSYDCVVWHDGEFWRVLVDTDRDADLADETVLRPYGIDGEYGTFDAFTHATFGVQVYEGGDLLSIVTVSGTHGTHVASIASSHYPDDPSRNGVAPGARILSIKIGDIRTGGSSYGISESRALATAARYGVDLVNASWGGASIFQDGQDSNAGIYRALVERYDILAILSAGNEGPGLSTAGSAGGEASRLVGVGAYASTAMAKALYNSVKDSPNAALQFTSRGPTKDGDIGVDVMAPGAAWASYSAESLKGAEMINGTSMASPSVAGVAALVISAAKQNNIAATPVLMRNALILGAADIPEEDEMTRGRGMANAPGAWAKLQDIQNEPAFGAFYDLDVSGGTFTESGRGLYLREAIDEPSRRVAVGVQPAWSESVPTDAQYGWEADFVLTPADDWVQAPEYLHLANGRQSFSVLLNIPAADAATRERGGVLTSRIDAHLVNQPELGVVWSMPITIVRPAETDVFTDQHLKTSVTLQPAETARLFYTVPPGMDKLQLRAKHVADDPVARRFFIQALTVAAESSQTRFKADSVHWVEEGDEMVMNIPVKPGGVTELALNQYFYSADPATLQLDLEWAGVGVGGGTITVEPNVGWTPVEINPPARRSVEVEAQVSHGISVHLPQTTKVFHDDERNERPATTLRPESERADMMRVSYTLDFKEATKAALADQQDYDFSEVLGGGRALVVHESGEVLYNGFPDLDAPISFPKGKSTIISEWLSGQAGAVDAVKTYPMRVAVALDSPKSLSVAPNLRGIFNGRTISSLDLRPGRENILMLKDSAVDELAEISPAPDYFIGEMVFKDEEDHEIVKQSLVYLAGHAPSKTTDQDPKAKPAEDLKSDDEKFADALADLQLKFVREHRMSTDVAVMARRTAVLSDLLASRPEDPAPLIEQAIDGAIAAGLASDIWGEAKPAESDEGAEGRDATESPTEVAAVMPMAEAPDLATILGWLDSAEASAKPTEVSQFFGAKPVAAPGDLAARDRIAAQEKKLNTQREALAQINLLRADLHRGAGDLEAAWLSWAEIGRWESKPADNTAKLEAKLYREAGLLGLALQALNTQIEEDGFNAGLLKKRIELYRELDWKDVAEQQERVLALRAHRQALMKKL is encoded by the coding sequence ATGCTAGAATTGAACCGCCGTCGGGCCGCGCCGCGTTGCGTGGCGCTCGCTCTTGCTTTCGTTAACTTTGCGGCGGCCCTGCCGGCGGCGGAGCCCACTCCGACCGATTTTGAGGCGTTGCGCTCCGGTCTGATTCCCAAGGAGGAGGTGGGGGCCAACGCATTCCTCGCGGAGCATCCCACTTACGACGGGCGCGATGTCGTGATCGCGATTTTCGACACCGGGGTCGATCCCGCGGCGGCGGGCATGGCGGTGACCACCACCGGTGAACGCAAGGTGGTGGACATGATCGATGCGTCCGGCAGTGGCGACGTCGACACGTCCACCGTGGTGCAACGGGCGGAAGACGGCGCCCTCGCCGGACTGAGCGGCCGGTCGCTGTCGCTGCCGGACGGGGTGGTCAACCCGTCCGGCGATTTTCGCCTCGGGCTCAAATCGGCCGAAGAACTTTTCCAAGGTGCCGTGCTGCGCCGCCTGACCGGACAGATCGAGCGGGAGTGGCAGGCCAAGCTCAGCCGCGTTCGAGCCGAGCGTGAGCGCACGGAGGATGTGGCATTGAAAGCCGCACGAAAAAAAGCGGCGGCGGATCGCACCCGCGCCGAAGCCGATCTGGTGGCGCGCGCCGACCTTCGCGATGCCGTCGAAGACGGTTTGATCACGGATGGTCCGGTGCCGAGCTACGACTGCGTGGTCTGGCATGATGGCGAATTCTGGCGCGTTTTGGTGGATACCGATCGTGACGCCGACCTCGCCGATGAGACCGTGCTGCGTCCCTACGGTATCGATGGGGAATACGGCACGTTCGATGCCTTCACCCATGCCACGTTCGGCGTGCAAGTTTACGAAGGTGGCGATCTGCTTTCCATCGTCACGGTGAGCGGCACGCACGGCACACACGTGGCTTCGATCGCGTCTTCCCATTACCCCGATGATCCGTCGCGTAACGGGGTCGCTCCGGGGGCTCGTATTCTCTCGATCAAGATCGGCGACATTCGCACCGGCGGTTCTTCCTACGGCATCAGCGAAAGTCGTGCGCTCGCCACCGCGGCGCGTTACGGCGTCGACCTCGTCAACGCCAGTTGGGGCGGCGCGAGTATTTTCCAGGACGGGCAGGACTCCAACGCCGGCATCTATCGCGCGTTGGTGGAGCGTTACGACATTCTCGCCATCCTCTCAGCGGGCAATGAAGGCCCCGGGCTCAGCACGGCGGGTTCCGCGGGCGGTGAAGCCAGTCGTCTGGTCGGGGTCGGTGCCTACGCGTCGACCGCCATGGCCAAGGCGCTTTATAACTCCGTCAAAGACTCGCCCAATGCTGCGCTGCAGTTCACCAGCCGTGGTCCCACTAAGGACGGCGATATTGGCGTCGACGTCATGGCGCCGGGCGCTGCCTGGGCCTCGTATTCCGCCGAGTCGCTCAAGGGCGCGGAGATGATCAACGGCACGTCCATGGCGTCTCCCTCGGTCGCAGGCGTGGCGGCGTTGGTCATCAGTGCCGCCAAACAGAACAACATCGCGGCGACTCCCGTTTTGATGCGCAACGCCTTGATTCTGGGCGCGGCGGATATCCCGGAGGAAGACGAGATGACGCGCGGTCGCGGCATGGCCAACGCTCCCGGGGCGTGGGCGAAGTTGCAGGACATTCAAAACGAGCCGGCCTTCGGCGCCTTCTACGATCTCGATGTCAGCGGGGGCACGTTCACCGAATCCGGTCGCGGTCTCTATCTGCGCGAAGCGATCGACGAACCGAGCCGTCGCGTTGCCGTCGGCGTGCAACCAGCGTGGAGCGAGTCCGTGCCCACCGACGCGCAATACGGTTGGGAAGCGGATTTTGTGCTCACCCCGGCCGACGATTGGGTGCAGGCACCCGAGTATCTGCACCTCGCCAACGGTCGCCAAAGCTTCTCGGTATTGCTCAATATTCCCGCCGCCGACGCGGCCACGCGCGAGCGCGGCGGTGTGCTCACCAGCCGCATCGACGCGCACTTGGTCAACCAGCCGGAGCTCGGGGTCGTCTGGTCGATGCCGATCACCATCGTGCGCCCGGCCGAGACCGACGTCTTTACGGACCAACACCTCAAAACCTCCGTCACGCTGCAGCCCGCCGAAACCGCGCGCCTGTTCTACACGGTGCCGCCCGGAATGGATAAACTCCAGCTGCGGGCCAAGCACGTCGCCGACGATCCCGTGGCCCGCCGTTTCTTCATTCAAGCGCTCACCGTCGCCGCGGAATCGTCCCAAACTCGCTTCAAAGCCGACTCCGTGCACTGGGTGGAGGAGGGCGATGAGATGGTGATGAATATCCCCGTCAAGCCCGGCGGTGTGACCGAGCTCGCCTTGAACCAATATTTCTACTCGGCCGATCCTGCCACGTTGCAACTGGACCTCGAATGGGCGGGCGTTGGCGTCGGCGGGGGCACGATTACGGTCGAGCCCAATGTGGGCTGGACCCCCGTGGAAATCAATCCGCCGGCGCGACGCTCGGTCGAGGTCGAGGCCCAGGTGTCCCATGGCATCTCGGTGCACTTGCCCCAGACCACCAAAGTGTTTCACGACGATGAGCGCAACGAACGCCCCGCCACCACGCTGCGGCCGGAATCCGAGCGCGCTGATATGATGCGCGTAAGCTACACCCTTGATTTCAAGGAAGCCACCAAGGCCGCACTCGCGGACCAGCAGGATTACGATTTCTCGGAGGTGCTCGGCGGAGGTCGGGCGCTCGTCGTGCACGAATCTGGTGAAGTGCTCTACAACGGGTTTCCTGATCTCGATGCGCCGATTTCGTTCCCCAAGGGTAAATCGACCATCATATCCGAATGGTTGAGCGGTCAGGCTGGCGCCGTCGATGCCGTTAAAACGTATCCCATGCGGGTCGCGGTGGCTTTGGATTCACCCAAGTCCCTGTCGGTCGCGCCCAATCTGCGCGGCATTTTCAATGGCCGCACGATTTCCTCCCTCGACCTCCGCCCGGGGCGCGAAAACATCCTCATGCTCAAAGATTCAGCCGTCGATGAGCTCGCGGAGATTTCCCCCGCGCCGGATTATTTCATCGGCGAAATGGTCTTCAAGGATGAGGAAGATCACGAGATCGTGAAACAATCCTTGGTCTACTTGGCCGGTCATGCGCCGAGCAAGACGACCGATCAGGACCCCAAGGCCAAGCCGGCCGAGGACCTGAAGTCCGATGACGAAAAATTTGCCGATGCTCTGGCGGACTTGCAGCTGAAGTTTGTGCGCGAGCACCGCATGTCGACGGACGTCGCGGTGATGGCGCGTCGCACCGCGGTGTTGTCCGATCTATTGGCCTCCCGACCCGAAGATCCGGCCCCCCTCATCGAGCAGGCCATTGACGGCGCCATCGCCGCCGGGCTCGCCAGCGACATCTGGGGCGAAGCCAAACCGGCCGAGTCCGATGAAGGGGCAGAGGGCCGTGACGCGACCGAATCCCCGACCGAAGTCGCCGCCGTCATGCCGATGGCGGAGGCTCCCGACCTCGCCACTATTCTCGGTTGGCTCGACTCCGCCGAAGCCTCGGCGAAGCCGACGGAGGTCAGCCAATTCTTCGGTGCGAAACCCGTGGCTGCCCCCGGTGATCTCGCGGCGCGTGACCGAATCGCGGCCCAGGAGAAAAAGCTGAACACCCAACGAGAAGCGCTCGCGCAAATCAATCTGCTCCGGGCCGACCTGCATCGCGGGGCAGGTGATTTGGAGGCCGCGTGGCTCAGTTGGGCCGAGATCGGTCGTTGGGAATCGAAGCCCGCTGACAACACGGCCAAACTCGAAGCCAAGCTCTACCGCGAGGCCGGTCTGCTCGGACTCGCCCTCCAGGCACTCAATACTCAAATCGAAGAGGATGGCTTCAACGCCGGTCTGCTCAAAAAGCGCATCGAACTCTACCGTGAACTCGACTGGAAGGACGTCGCCGAGCAGCAGGAACGCGTGCTCGCGCTCCGGGCTCACCGCCAGGCGCTGATGAAAAAACTCTGA
- a CDS encoding AI-2E family transporter yields MPESVDSPRPQHLLTDRQRKLVGFALGFLALVVIIGLLALSFVVLARLVGIFSGVLWPITAAGIIALVLRPVVDALESKLDRPRVASVVILYALVAFVLTGLMLLVTPKLVEQVLDFIAFVPEFWQSALSFVKENYPDWIVLVEKQMANPHIKAVVDSALAEAQSLLTQALPSIKAAGSGAMNVFSFVTNLAIVPIYLFFFLLSRRDPTRSLGEQITFLEKPVRDDVVFLVREFIGIVVSFFRGQLMIGLIMGLLLTIGFAIMGLKFALVLGLTLGVLNIVPYLGTIIGLSIALPLAFFQPEGGWMLVGKVMVVFVIVQNIEGWFLTPKIMGERTGLHPVIIIFAIFFWGTAFDGILGMILAIPLTAFFVTAWRLAKHKYFER; encoded by the coding sequence ATGCCTGAATCGGTCGACTCCCCTCGCCCGCAACATCTGCTTACCGATCGCCAACGTAAGCTGGTGGGCTTCGCGTTGGGATTTCTCGCCCTCGTCGTCATCATCGGCCTGCTCGCGTTGTCATTCGTCGTGCTCGCCCGACTGGTCGGAATCTTCTCCGGTGTGCTTTGGCCGATCACCGCCGCCGGCATCATCGCGCTGGTGCTGCGTCCGGTGGTCGATGCCCTCGAAAGCAAACTCGACCGCCCCCGGGTAGCCTCGGTGGTCATTCTTTACGCGTTGGTCGCATTCGTGCTCACGGGATTGATGCTGCTGGTCACGCCCAAACTGGTCGAACAGGTGCTCGATTTCATCGCCTTCGTGCCGGAGTTTTGGCAAAGCGCGCTATCCTTCGTGAAGGAAAACTATCCCGACTGGATCGTGTTGGTCGAAAAACAAATGGCCAACCCCCACATCAAGGCCGTGGTGGATTCCGCCTTGGCCGAGGCGCAATCGTTGCTCACCCAGGCATTGCCGTCGATCAAAGCCGCTGGTTCGGGCGCGATGAACGTATTCAGCTTCGTCACCAACCTGGCCATCGTGCCGATCTACCTGTTTTTCTTTCTACTCTCCCGTCGCGACCCCACCCGGAGCCTGGGCGAACAGATTACGTTTCTGGAGAAACCCGTGCGTGACGATGTGGTGTTTTTGGTCCGGGAATTCATTGGCATCGTGGTCTCGTTTTTCCGCGGCCAGCTCATGATCGGCCTGATCATGGGGCTGCTGCTCACCATCGGGTTCGCCATCATGGGCTTGAAGTTCGCCCTCGTGCTCGGCCTGACTCTGGGCGTGCTCAACATCGTGCCCTACCTCGGCACGATCATTGGACTGAGCATTGCGTTGCCACTGGCGTTTTTCCAACCCGAGGGCGGCTGGATGCTGGTGGGCAAAGTCATGGTCGTGTTTGTCATCGTGCAAAACATCGAGGGTTGGTTTCTCACCCCCAAGATCATGGGCGAACGCACCGGCCTGCACCCAGTGATCATCATTTTCGCCATCTTCTTCTGGGGCACGGCATTTGACGGCATCCTCGGCATGATCCTCGCGATCCCGTTGACGGCGTTTTTCGTCACGGCGTGGCGATTGGCGAAACACAAATACTTCGAGAGATAA
- a CDS encoding SDR family NAD(P)-dependent oxidoreductase: MTGPENDDFPYTSVVLTGGSSGIGKSFVSHIGKLKRDVFICNLSRREPEQVLDQLNLRHIETDLSDPASRGAALAQVLATLRERAPEGPVLLINNAGLGKFGTFGETDIASHQNLIEVNIAAVVELTAGLLPVLQARGGTIMNLASVVAFQPTPFMACYGATKAFVLQWSYALRAELAPQGVRVLAVCPGSTASEFHDRAGMQRGGWGDRFTQTSDQVVREALAALQTDRGHVVTGWLNKVQCALLSRLPLRLSTWLSHRVLSSYVPTKPAN; encoded by the coding sequence ATGACCGGGCCTGAAAACGACGACTTCCCATACACGTCGGTCGTCTTGACCGGCGGATCTTCCGGGATCGGAAAATCGTTCGTTTCGCACATCGGAAAGCTGAAGCGTGATGTCTTCATTTGCAACCTATCCCGGCGGGAACCGGAGCAGGTTTTAGATCAGCTTAACCTGCGCCATATCGAAACTGATTTGAGTGATCCCGCTTCTCGGGGCGCCGCATTGGCGCAGGTATTAGCAACCCTGCGCGAACGTGCCCCGGAGGGCCCGGTATTACTGATCAATAACGCGGGATTGGGAAAGTTCGGGACATTCGGTGAAACGGATATCGCTTCACATCAGAATCTTATAGAAGTTAATATCGCGGCGGTCGTGGAACTGACCGCAGGGCTACTGCCCGTGTTGCAGGCCCGGGGCGGCACGATCATGAACCTCGCTTCGGTGGTCGCATTCCAGCCCACGCCGTTCATGGCCTGCTATGGAGCGACCAAAGCCTTTGTCCTGCAATGGAGTTACGCATTGCGGGCCGAACTGGCTCCGCAGGGCGTGCGTGTTTTGGCGGTGTGTCCGGGATCGACCGCGTCGGAGTTTCACGATCGGGCGGGCATGCAGCGCGGTGGTTGGGGCGACCGATTTACCCAAACGAGCGACCAGGTGGTCCGGGAAGCGCTGGCCGCCTTGCAGACCGACCGCGGCCATGTGGTCACCGGCTGGCTCAATAAAGTCCAATGTGCGTTGTTGTCGCGTCTGCCGCTGCGCTTGAGCACGTGGCTTTCGCATCGGGTGTTGTCGTCATACGTCCCCACCAAGCCCGCAAATTGA
- a CDS encoding MBL fold metallo-hydrolase RNA specificity domain-containing protein: protein MAWQVKSRNGIWLPQIDWWLDAHKPAPRSVISHAHADHVARHGEAICTPATAALIEARSGKPKSPPRTIEFDCPISLTPTATLTLVPAGHVLGSAQALISHPEYGRLLYTGDFKLRPSGTAETCATPAADVLIMETTFARSHYVFPPAETVFRDVIAFCRETLAQGEIPVLLGYSLGRSQEILHGLSDADLPLMLHPMVEKVTRVYESHDVTFPAYTSFAPMFAPGHVIITPAQALKGELFSAVGPIRTAVLTGWAIDTATRYRHACDAAFPLSDHAGYEDLLEFVRRVNPRRVYTVHGFADEFAATLRQRGIDAWALGRNNQLELTF, encoded by the coding sequence ATGGCATGGCAGGTAAAAAGTCGCAACGGCATCTGGCTGCCCCAGATCGATTGGTGGCTCGATGCCCACAAGCCGGCCCCGCGATCCGTCATCAGTCACGCCCACGCCGACCACGTGGCGCGGCATGGCGAGGCCATTTGCACGCCGGCCACGGCCGCGTTGATCGAAGCTCGCTCCGGCAAACCGAAATCACCTCCGCGCACCATCGAGTTTGATTGCCCGATTTCGCTCACGCCCACCGCCACGCTCACGCTCGTGCCGGCGGGGCACGTGTTGGGATCGGCACAGGCTTTGATCAGTCATCCTGAGTATGGGCGTCTCCTTTACACCGGGGATTTCAAACTGCGGCCTTCCGGCACGGCGGAAACCTGCGCCACGCCGGCCGCCGACGTGTTGATCATGGAAACGACGTTTGCGCGCTCCCACTACGTGTTCCCTCCTGCCGAGACCGTCTTTCGCGATGTGATCGCGTTCTGCCGGGAGACATTGGCTCAAGGCGAAATCCCGGTGCTGCTCGGCTACAGTCTCGGCCGTAGTCAGGAGATTTTGCACGGCCTCTCCGACGCCGACTTACCCCTCATGCTGCATCCCATGGTGGAGAAGGTTACCCGCGTATACGAAAGCCATGACGTCACTTTCCCGGCTTACACCTCCTTCGCTCCGATGTTTGCACCGGGCCATGTGATCATCACTCCAGCCCAGGCGCTCAAAGGCGAGCTGTTCAGCGCGGTGGGACCCATTCGCACTGCCGTGCTGACCGGCTGGGCGATCGATACCGCGACCCGATACCGGCACGCCTGCGACGCGGCCTTCCCCTTGTCCGATCATGCCGGCTACGAAGATTTGCTGGAATTTGTCCGGCGGGTGAACCCCCGGCGGGTTTACACGGTCCATGGTTTTGCCGACGAATTTGCCGCCACGCTGCGTCAGCGGGGCATCGATGCCTGGGCACTGGGTCGCAACAATCAACTCGAGCTAACGTTCTAA